A genomic stretch from Phaenicophaeus curvirostris isolate KB17595 unplaced genomic scaffold, BPBGC_Pcur_1.0 scaffold_499, whole genome shotgun sequence includes:
- the CFP gene encoding properdin — protein MAPAGLVLALLCAPLGPAGAGSVLCFVGPSGCSEPLLELPVPLADCCLNPSYWYRRRHRGLCRPCRPETWGPWGPWGACSASCGEGTQLRGRGRRREAHGDDREWQRRVCDLPCCPEAGAWAPWGPWAPCSVTCGSGSQWRERSCPDPAPRCGGGCGAGDARETRMCAAALVTCPVGGSWGPWGPWGGCSRSCRSSGAPEPERTRSRRCDSPPPSVEPPGAPCRGGDTEREPCPGLPPCPVDGAWGPWGPAPPCPVTCGLGAVTWRRACDSPAPRHGGRGCPGNGTRREACGPLGACPDVAHWSPWGAWSPCVRPLWGSLSCQEAVGQQRRTRECVGRTPGGPPCPTDEAGGTIQIHACYNIQHCLLDGNWSDWSPWSFCTPPCGASPTRSRWRECQPVLPDYPLLVTPVGSSAPSRVQFWGSPRPRCPPLEGQRLRLEETEPCRGGQPCPEPHEE, from the exons ATGGCGCCCGCGGGGCTGGTGCTGGCGCTGCTCTGCGCCCCCCTGGGGCCCGcgg GCGCGGGCTCCGTGTTGTGCTTCGTGGGGCCCTCGGGGTGCTCGGAGCCGCTGCTGGAGCTGCCGGTGCCGCTCGCCGACTGCTGCCTCAACCCCTCCTACTGGTACCGACGGCGCCACCGCGGCCTCTGCCGCCCCTGCCG GCCGGAGACGTGGGGCCCGTGGGGGCCGTGGGGCGCCTGCTCGGCCTCGTGCGGGGAGGGGACGCAGCTGCGGGGACGGGGACGGCGCCGCGAGGCCCACGGGGACGACCGCGAGTGGCAGCGGAGAGTGTGCgacctgccctgctgccccg AGGCCGGCGCGTGGGCGCCGTGGGGCCCCTGGGCGCCCTGCTCGGTCACGTGCGGCTCCGGCAGCCAATGGCGGGAGCGCAGCTGCCCTGACCCCGCCCCCCGCTGCGGGGGGGGCTGCGGCGCGGGGGACGCCCGAGAGACCCGGATGTGCGCCGCCGCCCTGGTCACGTGCCCAG tggggggctcctgggggccctgggggccctGGGGCGGCTGCTCGCGGAGCTGCCGGAGCTCGGGGGCCCCGGAGCCGGAGCGAACCCGGAGCCGCCGCTGCGATTCGCCGCCGCCCTCGGTGGAGCCGCCGGGAGCCCCGTgccgggggggggacacggagagAGAGCCCTGCCCGGGgctgcccccctgccccg TCGACGGCGCGTGGGGCCCCTGgggccccgccccgccctgCCCGGTCACGTGCGGGCTGGGCGCGGTCACGTGGCGCCGCGCGTGCGACTCCCCCGCCCCCCGGCACGGCGGCCGCGGTTGCCCGGGAAACGGGACCCGGCGCGAGGCCTGCGGGCCCCTGGGGGCCTGTCCCg aCGTGGCGCACTGGTCGCCGTGGGGCGCGTGGTCGCCCTGCGTGCGGCCGCTGTGGGGCTCGCTGAGCTGCCAGGAGGCCGTGGGGCAGCAGCGCCGCACGCGGGAATGTGTGGGGCGCACGCCGGGgggccccccctgccccacggaCGAGGCCGGGGGCACCATCCAGATCCACGCCTGCTACAACATCCAGCACTGCCTGC tGGATGGGAACTGGTCCGACTGGAGCCCCTGGAGCTTCTGCACCCCCCCATGTGGGGCCAGCCCCACACGCAGCCGCTGGCGCGAGTGCCAGCCCGTCCTCCCCGACTACCC GCTGTTGGTGACCCCGGTGGGCTCCTCGGCCCCATCCCGGGTccagttttgggggtccccccgcccccggtgccccccgctCGAGGGGCAGCGACTGCGCTTGGAGGAGACGGAGCCCTGCAGGGGGGGGCAGCCCTGCCCCGAGCCCCacg AGGAATGA